The proteins below come from a single Isoptericola dokdonensis DS-3 genomic window:
- a CDS encoding DUF5703 family protein, with protein MASSWRRHGHYEYRVVTIDRDVSVPDARRMLTEEAEYGRWELARTRLYVGGHRKVWLRRKVIRAASTL; from the coding sequence ATGGCATCGAGCTGGCGCAGGCACGGGCACTACGAGTACCGCGTCGTGACGATCGACCGGGACGTGTCCGTCCCGGACGCTCGCAGGATGCTCACCGAGGAGGCCGAGTACGGCCGGTGGGAGCTGGCCCGCACGCGGCTCTACGTCGGCGGGCACCGCAAGGTCTGGTTGCGCCGCAAGGTGATCCGGGCCGCGTCCACGCTCTGA
- a CDS encoding fructosamine kinase family protein, which translates to MGAYRKSRHDAPAGFFATEAAGLRWLDVDGGPRVARVLDVGPGHLDLERLDPATPTPTAARAFGRALAALHDAGASAFGALPPDATAGFFGPLDDPLPMEHGSWTDWPTFYAEARLRPVVAQGRARGVLDRADAEAFETVCAVLPRLAGPAEPPARLHGDLWSGNVLWVRGGDGGEAVLIDPAAHGGHRETDLAMLALFGAPHLDVVLAAYDEAHPLAPGWRERVGLHQLYPLAVHAVLFGGGYVDRTRDLVARLGAR; encoded by the coding sequence GTGGGCGCGTACCGCAAGTCCCGGCACGACGCACCGGCGGGGTTCTTCGCGACGGAGGCGGCCGGGCTGCGCTGGTTGGACGTCGACGGCGGTCCCCGGGTCGCCCGGGTGCTCGACGTCGGTCCGGGTCACCTCGACCTGGAGCGCCTCGACCCGGCCACGCCGACGCCGACGGCCGCCCGTGCGTTCGGCCGCGCCCTCGCCGCCCTGCACGACGCCGGGGCGTCGGCGTTCGGGGCGCTCCCCCCGGACGCGACCGCCGGGTTCTTCGGCCCCCTGGACGACCCGTTGCCCATGGAGCACGGCTCCTGGACCGACTGGCCGACCTTCTACGCCGAGGCACGGCTGCGACCCGTCGTGGCGCAGGGCCGCGCGCGGGGCGTCCTCGACCGGGCCGACGCGGAGGCGTTCGAGACCGTGTGCGCGGTGCTGCCGCGGCTCGCCGGGCCCGCCGAGCCGCCGGCGCGGCTGCACGGCGACCTGTGGTCGGGCAACGTGCTGTGGGTGCGGGGCGGCGACGGCGGCGAGGCCGTGCTGATCGACCCGGCCGCGCACGGGGGGCACCGCGAGACGGACCTGGCGATGCTCGCCCTGTTCGGCGCACCGCACCTCGACGTCGTCCTGGCCGCGTACGACGAGGCCCACCCGCTGGCGCCGGGGTGGCGCGAGCGGGTGGGCCTGCACCAGCTCTACCCGCTGGCGGTGCACGCCGTGCTGTTCGGCGGCGGGTACGTGGACCGCACCCGCGACCTCGTGGCGCGGCTGGGCGCGCGCTGA
- a CDS encoding HAD family hydrolase, translating into MTSDATTPLPAAVLWDMDGTLVDTEPYWIRAEHELVAAHGGSWSHEQALELVGNPLTVSAELLQAAGVDLPVAGIVDHLLGKVRHQVDAEVPWRPGARELLAALGAAGVPCALVTMSYSVLADAVVAHVPGAFTTLVTGDQVSRGKPDPEPYLVAAARLGVAVGECVAIEDSPTGITSALAAGTRTLGVEAVLPVEPRPGLSRAKSLVDVDLDVVRRIAGGEVVDLLS; encoded by the coding sequence ATGACCTCCGACGCCACCACGCCCCTGCCCGCCGCCGTCCTGTGGGACATGGACGGCACCCTCGTGGACACCGAGCCCTACTGGATCCGGGCCGAGCACGAGCTCGTCGCCGCGCACGGCGGGTCCTGGTCGCACGAGCAGGCGCTCGAGCTCGTCGGCAACCCGCTGACGGTGTCCGCCGAGCTGCTCCAGGCCGCCGGAGTCGACCTGCCCGTCGCGGGGATCGTCGACCACCTCCTCGGCAAGGTGCGCCACCAGGTCGACGCCGAGGTGCCGTGGCGCCCGGGTGCCCGGGAGCTGCTCGCCGCGCTCGGGGCCGCGGGCGTCCCCTGCGCGCTGGTCACCATGAGCTACTCCGTGCTGGCCGACGCCGTGGTCGCGCACGTGCCCGGCGCGTTCACCACGCTCGTCACCGGGGACCAGGTCTCCCGCGGCAAGCCCGACCCCGAGCCCTATCTCGTCGCCGCGGCCCGCCTCGGCGTCGCCGTGGGGGAGTGCGTCGCCATCGAGGACTCGCCCACCGGCATCACCTCGGCGCTGGCCGCCGGGACCCGCACCCTCGGGGTGGAGGCCGTGCTGCCCGTCGAGCCGCGCCCCGGCCTCAGCCGGGCCAAGAGCCTCGTGGACGTCGACCTCGACGTCGTGCGGCGCATCGCCGGCGGCGAGGTCGTCGACCTCCTCTCCTGA
- a CDS encoding M20/M25/M40 family metallo-hydrolase, translated as MSIDPAPRTEQHPTAEDEVVGLCQDLLRIDTSNFGDGSGPGERQAAELVAELLAEVGLEPRVFEAAPGRTSVVARWEGTDPSRGALVLHGHTDVVPAQASDWTVDPFAGEERDGLLWGRGAVDMKDMDAMILAVVRQMVREGRRPARDVVIGMFADEEAGGVLGARWLVDHHPELFEGATEAISEVGGFSVEVGGRRAYLVQTAEKGLAWLRLVADGRAGHGSQVNTENAVTELAAAVARIGRHAWPYTLTPTVERLLRGVADLTGLPFDPEGGADRAQVDALVAALGPAAKFVGATVRHTANPTQLDAGYKVNVIPGSASATIDMRTLPGHEAEAAAALRELAGPGVRVETIHADQALEVPFTGGLVDAMVDALHAEDPGAAVLPYTLSGGTDNKSLARLGITGYGFAPLRLPADLDFAGMFHGVDERVPTDALRFGTRVLDRLLTTC; from the coding sequence GTGAGCATCGACCCCGCCCCGCGCACCGAGCAGCACCCCACCGCCGAGGACGAGGTGGTCGGGCTCTGCCAGGACCTCCTGCGGATCGACACCTCGAACTTCGGCGACGGCTCCGGGCCGGGTGAGCGCCAGGCCGCCGAGCTCGTCGCCGAGCTCCTCGCCGAGGTCGGTCTCGAGCCCCGGGTCTTCGAGGCCGCCCCGGGTCGCACCTCGGTCGTGGCGCGCTGGGAGGGCACCGACCCGTCGCGCGGCGCGCTCGTGCTGCACGGCCACACCGACGTCGTGCCCGCGCAGGCCTCGGACTGGACGGTCGACCCGTTCGCCGGCGAGGAGCGCGACGGCCTGCTGTGGGGCCGGGGCGCCGTCGACATGAAGGACATGGACGCGATGATCCTCGCGGTCGTGCGCCAGATGGTCCGTGAGGGCCGGCGTCCCGCGCGGGACGTCGTCATCGGCATGTTCGCCGACGAGGAGGCCGGGGGAGTGCTGGGCGCCCGCTGGCTCGTGGACCACCACCCCGAGCTGTTCGAGGGTGCCACCGAGGCGATCAGCGAGGTCGGCGGGTTCTCCGTCGAGGTCGGCGGACGCCGCGCCTACCTCGTCCAGACGGCGGAGAAGGGCCTGGCCTGGCTGCGGCTCGTCGCGGACGGCCGGGCCGGGCACGGCTCGCAGGTCAACACCGAGAACGCCGTGACCGAGCTCGCCGCCGCCGTGGCGCGCATCGGCCGGCACGCCTGGCCGTACACGCTCACCCCGACGGTCGAGCGCCTGCTGCGCGGTGTCGCCGACCTCACCGGCCTCCCGTTCGACCCCGAGGGCGGCGCCGACCGCGCGCAGGTCGACGCGCTCGTCGCGGCGCTCGGCCCGGCCGCGAAGTTCGTGGGGGCCACCGTGCGGCACACGGCGAACCCCACCCAGCTCGACGCCGGGTACAAGGTGAACGTCATCCCGGGCTCGGCGTCCGCGACGATCGACATGCGGACCCTGCCGGGCCACGAGGCGGAGGCCGCCGCGGCGCTGCGCGAGCTCGCGGGTCCCGGCGTCCGCGTCGAGACGATCCACGCCGACCAGGCGCTCGAGGTGCCCTTCACCGGCGGCCTGGTCGACGCGATGGTCGACGCCCTGCACGCCGAGGACCCGGGTGCCGCCGTGCTGCCCTACACCCTCTCCGGCGGGACGGACAACAAGTCCCTCGCGCGGCTCGGCATCACCGGGTACGGGTTCGCCCCGCTGCGGCTGCCCGCCGACCTCGACTTCGCCGGGATGTTCCACGGCGTCGACGAGCGGGTGCCCACCGACGCGCTGCGGTTCGGCACCCGGGTCCTGGACAGGCTGCTCACGACCTGCTGA
- the mshC gene encoding cysteine--1-D-myo-inosityl 2-amino-2-deoxy-alpha-D-glucopyranoside ligase — protein MRSWPLPQIPELPAPVDGRRPVVRVHDTTTGELVDPAPGDTARSYVCGITPYDATHLGHAATYVAFDLLHRAWTDAGKTVVYCSNVTDVDDPLLERAEATGVDWRDLARDQIALYCEDMTALGVIPPQPWTGVVEHVDAIAAAVAQMLADGTAYRVPVEPGAGGADPGLGDVYADLSADPAFGTVSGYDDATMATLFAERGGDPDREGKKNALDPLLWRRERPGEPAWEAGVLGTGRPGWHVECSVIARDGLGLPFDVQGGGADLVFPHHEMSVSHGRVLAGPHSAPRVHAHAALVSYEGHKMSKSRGNLVLVSRLRAQGVDPMAVRLGVLAHHYRCEWEWTDAVLDAGVARLERWRAAVSGNGGPSATALLADLRAALADDLDAPRALAAVDAWAERSLAPGRDTSGDDEGAPGIVSRAVNTLLGVRL, from the coding sequence GTGCGTTCCTGGCCCCTCCCGCAGATCCCCGAGCTCCCCGCCCCCGTCGACGGGCGCCGTCCCGTCGTGCGGGTGCACGACACCACGACGGGAGAGCTGGTCGACCCGGCCCCGGGGGACACGGCGCGCAGCTACGTGTGCGGCATCACCCCGTACGACGCCACCCACCTCGGTCACGCCGCGACCTACGTCGCGTTCGACCTGCTGCACCGGGCGTGGACCGACGCCGGCAAGACGGTCGTCTACTGCTCCAACGTCACCGACGTCGACGACCCGCTGCTGGAGCGCGCCGAGGCGACCGGCGTCGACTGGCGCGACCTCGCCCGCGACCAGATCGCGCTGTACTGCGAGGACATGACGGCCCTCGGCGTGATCCCGCCGCAGCCGTGGACGGGCGTCGTCGAGCACGTCGACGCCATCGCCGCCGCCGTGGCGCAGATGCTGGCCGACGGCACCGCCTACCGGGTCCCGGTGGAGCCCGGCGCGGGCGGGGCGGACCCGGGCCTCGGCGACGTGTACGCCGACCTCTCGGCCGACCCGGCGTTCGGCACCGTGTCCGGGTACGACGACGCGACGATGGCCACGCTGTTCGCCGAGCGCGGCGGCGACCCGGACCGCGAGGGGAAGAAGAACGCGCTCGACCCGCTGCTGTGGCGGCGCGAGCGTCCCGGCGAGCCCGCCTGGGAGGCGGGCGTGCTCGGCACGGGCCGCCCGGGCTGGCACGTCGAGTGCTCCGTCATCGCCCGCGACGGTCTCGGCCTGCCGTTCGACGTCCAGGGCGGGGGAGCCGACCTCGTCTTCCCGCACCACGAGATGTCCGTCTCGCACGGCCGCGTGCTCGCGGGCCCGCACAGCGCACCGCGCGTCCACGCGCACGCCGCGCTCGTGTCCTACGAGGGCCACAAGATGAGCAAGTCGCGCGGCAACCTGGTGCTCGTGTCGAGGCTGCGCGCGCAGGGCGTCGACCCCATGGCCGTGCGTCTCGGCGTGCTGGCCCACCACTACCGCTGCGAGTGGGAGTGGACCGACGCCGTGCTCGACGCCGGCGTCGCCCGCCTGGAGCGCTGGCGCGCCGCGGTCTCCGGCAACGGCGGCCCGTCCGCCACCGCGCTGCTGGCCGACCTGCGCGCCGCGCTCGCCGACGACCTCGACGCGCCCCGCGCGCTGGCCGCCGTCGACGCCTGGGCGGAACGCTCCCTGGCTCCGGGCCGGGACACCTCCGGCGACGACGAGGGCGCTCCCGGGATCGTCTCCCGCGCCGTCAACACGCTGCTCGGCGTCCGCCTCTGA
- the uppP gene encoding undecaprenyl-diphosphatase UppP, which yields MSPLEAILLGLVQGLTEFLPISSSAHLRIVGELIGGADPGALFTAVSQIGTETAVLLYYRRTIRAVCVGWWTSLRGDHGSDWRSRMGAHDSDARMAWYITLGSVPIVVLGLLFQDAIETSLRNLWITVVMLVVFAVLLDVADRFGARERQIEELTPKRAIGFGLAQSLALVPGVSRSGGTITAGLAMGFTRKAAADYSFLLAVPAVLGSGFYQIAKAAAGDAAPGSADAVDIVLATLVAFAVGYVVLIGFLKIISTYSYRPFVYYRYGLAAVVVVLLLTGVLEADSGAHV from the coding sequence GTGAGTCCCCTGGAAGCGATCCTCCTCGGCCTGGTGCAGGGCCTCACCGAGTTCCTGCCCATCTCCTCCAGCGCGCACCTGCGCATCGTCGGGGAGCTGATCGGCGGCGCCGACCCGGGCGCGCTGTTCACGGCGGTGTCGCAGATCGGCACCGAGACGGCCGTCCTGCTGTACTACCGCCGCACCATCCGCGCCGTCTGCGTGGGCTGGTGGACCTCCTTGCGGGGGGACCACGGCTCCGACTGGCGGTCGCGGATGGGCGCTCACGACTCCGACGCCCGGATGGCCTGGTACATCACGCTCGGTTCCGTGCCGATCGTGGTCCTCGGCCTGCTGTTCCAGGACGCCATCGAGACGTCCCTGCGCAACCTGTGGATCACCGTCGTCATGCTGGTGGTCTTCGCCGTCCTGCTGGACGTCGCCGACCGGTTCGGCGCCCGGGAGCGCCAGATCGAGGAGCTCACGCCGAAGCGCGCCATCGGCTTCGGTCTCGCGCAGTCCCTCGCCCTGGTGCCCGGCGTGTCCCGCTCCGGCGGCACCATCACCGCCGGCCTGGCGATGGGCTTCACCCGCAAGGCGGCGGCCGACTACTCGTTCCTGCTCGCCGTCCCGGCGGTGCTCGGGTCCGGCTTCTACCAGATCGCCAAGGCCGCCGCGGGGGACGCGGCGCCGGGGTCCGCGGACGCCGTCGACATCGTGCTGGCGACCCTGGTGGCGTTCGCCGTCGGCTACGTCGTCCTCATCGGCTTCCTCAAGATCATCTCGACGTACTCCTACCGGCCGTTCGTCTACTACCGGTACGGGCTCGCGGCCGTCGTGGTGGTGCTGCTGCTCACCGGCGTGCTGGAGGCGGACTCCGGGGCGCACGTCTGA
- a CDS encoding primosomal protein, which produces MTADPRAALDRFVAALEGHLHAVETRRAEDDPAVDDAYEVLADAFEVYEDALAQVYTEVTPFYLDDGEDDDEDDEDDDDDDDEDDEDDDGDPLDAVDAGAR; this is translated from the coding sequence ATGACCGCTGATCCGCGTGCCGCGTTGGACCGCTTCGTCGCCGCACTCGAGGGCCACCTCCACGCCGTGGAGACCCGACGAGCCGAGGACGACCCCGCCGTCGACGACGCCTACGAGGTGCTCGCCGACGCGTTCGAGGTGTACGAGGACGCCCTCGCCCAGGTGTACACGGAGGTGACGCCGTTCTACCTCGACGACGGGGAGGACGACGACGAGGACGACGAGGACGATGACGACGATGACGACGAGGACGACGAGGACGACGACGGGGACCCGTTGGACGCCGTCGACGCCGGCGCCCGCTGA
- a CDS encoding aldo/keto reductase, whose translation MERRQVGTSGLRVSALGLGTMTWGRDTDEVDAGDVLRTFLDAGGDLVDTAASYADGDAERILGGLLAGTVEREDVVIVTKAGVRQGAQGARRDASRGGLLGELDASLRRLGTDHVDLFLVACPDPVTPLEETVSALRLAVTSGRARYVGLSNHPAWASARAATLLADDGVGLAALELEYSLLQRGLEREIAPAAAALGLGVLAWSPLGRGVLTGKYRRSVPATSRAASDHLAGFVAQYLEDAACAAVVEAVATAADGLGRAPLEVALAWLLDRPAVAAAVVGARTPAQLKGTLGALDLVLPQEVRGALDDVSAIEVGYPERW comes from the coding sequence ATGGAACGACGGCAGGTGGGCACCTCGGGCCTTCGGGTCTCCGCGCTCGGCCTCGGCACGATGACCTGGGGCCGCGACACGGACGAGGTGGACGCCGGCGACGTGCTGCGGACCTTCCTCGACGCGGGCGGCGACCTCGTCGACACGGCCGCGTCGTACGCGGACGGCGACGCCGAGCGGATCCTCGGCGGCCTGCTCGCCGGGACGGTGGAGCGCGAGGACGTGGTGATCGTCACCAAGGCGGGGGTGCGGCAGGGGGCGCAGGGAGCGCGCCGCGACGCCTCGCGGGGCGGTCTGCTCGGCGAGCTCGACGCGTCCCTGCGCCGCCTCGGCACCGACCACGTCGACCTGTTCCTCGTGGCGTGCCCCGATCCCGTCACCCCGCTGGAGGAGACCGTCTCGGCGCTGCGGCTGGCCGTCACCAGCGGGCGCGCCCGCTACGTCGGCCTGTCGAACCACCCGGCGTGGGCGTCGGCGCGCGCCGCGACGCTGCTCGCCGACGACGGCGTCGGGCTCGCCGCCCTCGAGCTGGAGTACTCGCTGCTGCAGCGCGGCCTGGAACGTGAGATCGCGCCCGCCGCCGCCGCCCTCGGCCTGGGCGTGCTGGCCTGGTCGCCCCTCGGACGGGGCGTGCTGACGGGCAAGTACCGCCGGTCGGTGCCGGCGACGTCCCGCGCGGCCTCGGACCATCTGGCCGGGTTCGTCGCGCAGTACCTGGAGGACGCCGCCTGCGCGGCCGTCGTGGAGGCCGTCGCGACGGCCGCCGACGGCCTCGGGAGAGCCCCGCTGGAGGTGGCGCTCGCCTGGCTGCTCGACCGTCCTGCGGTCGCGGCGGCGGTCGTGGGCGCCCGCACCCCCGCCCAGCTCAAGGGCACGCTCGGCGCGCTCGACCTCGTCCTGCCGCAGGAGGTGCGCGGCGCGCTCGACGACGTCTCCGCGATCGAGGTCGGCTACCCCGAACGCTGGTAG
- a CDS encoding PAC2 family protein encodes MSTEQPAGRHAARQTVMIAAFEGWNDAGGAASSAIEHLTEVWGASLHTELDPEDFHDFQVNRPMVGPGPDGRRIIAWPTTTIAVAELPERRVVLVHGIEPSFRWRAFCQEILDTAEELDVRTVVTLGALLADVPHTRPIPMSATTESDGLQALLDVEPSTYEGPTGIVGVLQHEATARDFQSVSLWAAVPHYVANPPSPKATLAILTRVEELLAAPVPLGDLPEDAEAWQAGVDELAGEDAEIAEYVSQLEEAKDAVELPEASGEAIAREFERYLRRRDPGAGTDKRSGPPEL; translated from the coding sequence ATGAGCACGGAGCAGCCGGCCGGCCGCCATGCCGCACGTCAGACCGTCATGATCGCCGCGTTCGAGGGCTGGAACGACGCCGGGGGTGCCGCCTCGTCCGCGATCGAGCACCTCACGGAGGTGTGGGGCGCGTCGCTGCACACCGAGCTGGACCCCGAGGACTTCCACGACTTCCAGGTGAACCGGCCGATGGTCGGTCCGGGGCCGGACGGCCGGCGGATCATCGCGTGGCCGACGACGACGATCGCGGTGGCGGAGCTGCCCGAGCGACGGGTGGTGCTGGTGCACGGCATCGAGCCGTCGTTCCGCTGGCGGGCGTTCTGCCAGGAGATCCTCGACACGGCCGAGGAGCTGGACGTGCGCACCGTGGTGACGCTCGGCGCGCTGCTCGCGGACGTCCCCCACACGCGCCCGATCCCGATGTCCGCCACGACCGAGAGCGACGGCCTGCAGGCGCTGCTCGACGTCGAGCCGAGCACCTACGAGGGGCCGACCGGCATCGTCGGGGTCCTCCAGCACGAGGCGACGGCGCGCGACTTCCAGTCGGTGTCGCTGTGGGCCGCTGTGCCGCACTACGTGGCGAACCCGCCCTCGCCCAAGGCGACGCTGGCGATCCTGACGCGCGTCGAGGAGCTGCTGGCCGCTCCCGTGCCGCTGGGCGACCTGCCCGAGGACGCCGAGGCGTGGCAGGCGGGCGTGGACGAGCTCGCGGGCGAGGACGCGGAGATCGCCGAGTACGTCTCGCAGCTGGAGGAGGCGAAGGACGCCGTCGAGCTGCCCGAGGCGTCCGGCGAGGCGATCGCCCGCGAGTTCGAGCGCTACCTGCGCCGGCGCGACCCCGGCGCCGGGACCGACAAGCGGTCGGGTCCGCCGGAGCTCTGA
- a CDS encoding M3 family metallopeptidase, translating into MALAAENPLARPSDLPYELPDFRVLRVEHLEPALLEGLAEQRAEIDAIATDTAPATVENTLDALERSGRLLHRAAQVLFNLVGAHATPDVEDVHERVAPLLAAHHDAIYQDARLHARLASLAARVEAGEVALDPDQAWLLRTWRKDLRRAGIDLAPVEQERLRELNARLSELSALFSRRLLAGEKASAVLVTERAELAGLSDDEVAAAAQAAAEAGHPGGWLIVLQLPTRQDVVGALADPAVRERVQQASETRGTHGDDHDTRATLLEIARLRAERARLLGHPHHASYVAEDATAGSADAVAQMLARLAPPAVANARAEGAELAAHLHRTDPGAELRAADWAHLAGQVKGERYALDDAELRPYLELERVVQHGVLEAARRLYGLSFVERDDLVGYHPDVRVYEVFDATEPGEPDTGLGLFLADWYTRPTKRGGAWMNTLVDQNHLFGQRPVVLNNLNVVKPEAGRPTLLSWDQVITLFHEFGHALHGLLSDVRYPSQSGTGVPRDFVEFPSQVNEMWAWEPEILRSYAVHHVTGEPMPAAWVDTLLAARADGEGFATTEYLGAALLDQAWHRLGPDEVPTDPADVATFEATALAEAGLDYAPVPPRYRTAYFNHVWGSGYAAAYYSYIWSEVLDADTVEWYRENGGLTRANGDAFRRLLLARGGSQDPLDSFRDLRGRDAAIDPLLARRGLGTVDA; encoded by the coding sequence ATGGCCCTTGCTGCGGAGAACCCGCTCGCCCGCCCGTCCGACCTGCCCTACGAGCTCCCCGACTTCCGGGTGCTCCGGGTCGAGCACCTGGAGCCCGCGCTGCTGGAGGGGCTCGCCGAGCAGCGCGCGGAGATCGACGCGATCGCCACCGACACCGCACCCGCCACGGTCGAGAACACCCTCGACGCGCTGGAGCGCTCGGGCCGCCTGCTGCACCGCGCGGCGCAGGTGCTGTTCAACCTCGTCGGCGCCCACGCCACCCCCGACGTGGAGGACGTCCACGAGCGCGTCGCGCCCCTGCTGGCCGCCCACCACGACGCGATCTACCAGGACGCGCGCCTGCACGCCCGGCTCGCCTCCCTGGCCGCGCGGGTCGAGGCCGGCGAGGTCGCCCTCGACCCCGACCAGGCGTGGCTCCTGCGCACCTGGCGCAAGGACCTGCGCCGCGCCGGTATCGACCTCGCCCCGGTCGAGCAGGAGCGTCTGCGCGAGCTCAACGCGCGCCTGTCCGAGCTGTCGGCCCTCTTCTCCCGTCGCCTGCTCGCGGGGGAGAAGGCGTCCGCCGTCCTCGTCACCGAGCGCGCCGAGCTCGCCGGGCTCTCCGACGACGAGGTCGCCGCCGCCGCGCAGGCCGCCGCCGAGGCCGGCCACCCCGGCGGGTGGCTGATCGTGCTGCAGCTCCCCACCCGTCAGGACGTCGTCGGGGCGCTCGCCGACCCGGCCGTGCGCGAGCGCGTGCAGCAGGCCAGCGAGACCCGCGGCACGCACGGCGACGACCACGACACCCGGGCCACCCTGCTGGAGATCGCCCGGCTGCGCGCCGAGCGCGCCCGCCTGCTCGGCCACCCGCACCATGCCTCCTACGTCGCCGAGGACGCCACCGCGGGCAGCGCCGACGCCGTCGCGCAGATGCTCGCCCGCCTCGCCCCGCCGGCCGTGGCGAACGCCCGCGCCGAGGGCGCCGAGCTCGCCGCGCACCTGCACCGCACCGACCCGGGCGCGGAGCTGCGCGCCGCCGACTGGGCGCACCTCGCCGGGCAGGTCAAGGGGGAGCGGTACGCCCTCGACGACGCCGAGCTGCGCCCCTACCTGGAGCTGGAGCGCGTCGTGCAGCACGGCGTCCTCGAGGCCGCCCGTCGCCTGTACGGGCTCTCCTTCGTCGAGCGCGACGACCTGGTCGGCTACCACCCCGACGTGCGCGTCTACGAGGTGTTCGACGCCACCGAGCCCGGCGAGCCGGACACCGGGCTCGGCCTGTTCCTCGCCGACTGGTACACCCGCCCCACCAAGCGCGGTGGCGCCTGGATGAACACCCTCGTCGACCAGAACCACCTGTTCGGGCAGCGGCCCGTCGTGCTCAACAACCTCAACGTCGTCAAGCCGGAGGCCGGGCGACCCACCCTGCTCTCCTGGGACCAGGTCATCACCCTGTTCCACGAGTTCGGGCACGCGCTGCACGGCCTGCTGTCCGACGTGCGCTACCCGTCGCAGTCCGGCACCGGCGTGCCGCGCGACTTCGTCGAGTTCCCCTCCCAGGTCAACGAGATGTGGGCGTGGGAGCCCGAGATCCTGCGGTCGTACGCCGTGCACCACGTGACCGGCGAGCCGATGCCCGCGGCCTGGGTCGACACCCTGCTCGCCGCCCGCGCCGACGGCGAGGGGTTCGCCACCACCGAGTACCTCGGCGCCGCGCTGCTCGACCAGGCCTGGCACCGGCTCGGCCCCGACGAGGTGCCCACCGACCCCGCCGACGTCGCCACCTTCGAGGCCACCGCTCTCGCAGAGGCCGGGCTCGACTACGCGCCGGTGCCGCCGCGCTACCGCACCGCGTACTTCAACCACGTGTGGGGCTCCGGCTACGCCGCCGCCTACTACAGCTACATCTGGTCGGAGGTGCTCGACGCCGACACTGTCGAGTGGTACCGCGAGAACGGCGGCCTCACGCGTGCCAACGGCGACGCGTTCCGGCGCCTGCTGCTCGCCCGCGGCGGGTCGCAGGACCCGCTCGACTCCTTCCGCGACCTGCGCGGCCGGGACGCCGCGATCGACCCGCTCCTGGCCCGCCGCGGCCTGGGTACGGTGGACGCGTGA